The genomic stretch ATCATTATTGGGCATGAAATGGGAAGCAGTAGGACGTGCAGGCGATCGCTTAAATAGGTAAAGAGGATAAGCCAACAACAGGGCATCAAAACGAATAAGTTTACCGAGCCAATCCATTTCTTTGTATTGAGTCTCGGTGACAGGATACCAACTTTCATCGGTGTCGATATTGCCTGTATTTTGGTGATGGGTGCGATGACTGATGCGCCAACCGTGATAAGGAACCAAAATCGGAATATGAGTTAGATGTCCAATCAGATTATTTAGCCATTTCAAACGCGAGAATGAACCATGTCCGCAGTCATGACCGACGACGAAGAAAGCCCAAAACATTGTCCCCGTGGCAAACCAGAAAATAGGATAAAACCACCAAGCATCTATATATACCGCCGCCGCATATAACCCCACAATAATCGCGGTATCGGCAAAAAAATAGGCGAGCGATCGCCATACATTAGGAGCAAAACATTCAGCAGGAATAGCAGACTTTACATCTTGAAAGGTAAACGGAAGTTCAGTTTGAGCTGTTGAAGATGTATCGGTAAGAGGGTTTTCTAGATTGATCCGATGAATAGTCGTAGACGACACGTATTATTTCCCTGTTGTTAAGAAAAATTAAGTTAATTTTTTGATTTTAGCAGTAACTTGGCTTCTTCCTCAAATCCAAAGTTATTCAGTAAAAAAGCCCAGCGATCGCCTTTTACACGAATATAGTCTTGCATTTGCGCGACTGCACTCTGTACCCCAACGGATTGTTTTAGTTTTTGTTGTTGCTGGGGCAAGTTATAAATTTCATATTCAAAGGGTGTCAACCATACTAAATTACCCGCACGGTGCAACAGTCCTAACGCGATCGCCGCATCGGAATGTAACTTTGCAACTTCCGTAAAATTACCTCGCCGAGGTAGTCGGGGTAGCAGCAATTGCGCTTGCTGTTGCAGTTTTTGTTGTTGCTGGAGGAAAAAATTTACCCTCTGGCGATCGCTATCATCGAGGAGTCCCGTTGGTTCACTCACCAACATCAATGCCTCCGCAGGTTTGTCATCACGCCCCGCCCGACCAATTTCTTGGATATATTCCGAAAGCGTCAAGGGCGGATGAAAATGTAAGACCCATCGGGTATCTGGTTTATTAATTCCGAGACCAAACGCCGAAGTGCAGATCACAAAAGGATATTGATTGTTGAGCCATTGCTGCTCAATATGTCGTCGCTCTTGGGGTGGTAAGCCTGCATGATAGGCAGCAGTCGCCAAGGAATTGTCCTGCAACCATGCGGCTAATTTCTCCGCATCGCCCCGACTGCGGACATAAATTAAGCCCGACTGCCCCTTGCGATCGCGAATAAATTTTAAAGTGCGCGATTTCCGTCCTGCGGGTGTCCATGCAATTTCCACCTTGAGACTTAAATGGGGACGATAGGGACTAGTTCTTACAATGTTGGGATGATCTAGCTGCAAACAAGATTTTAATTCGGCAGTCGTATCGCGATCGGCAGTTGCAGTAAATGCGGCTAGAGACATACGCGGATGATGATCAGGCTTATGTTGCATTAATGCTGATCTCACTGCCCCCAAGCGCCGATAACTCGGACGAAATGAATCTCCCCATTGCGCCAAACAATGTGCCTCATCCAGCATTAACCCTGTAATTTTTAACTGGCGATCGCATAGCCTTTCCCAGACAGGCTGACTTAATAGTGTTTCTGGTGAAACGTAAAGTAAACGAGTATTGGGGAGATTTCTCAATACTTCCCGCCGTTCTATTTGCGAGAGGTTACTATGCAGAGCCGCCGCAGGTAAATTGCGCGATCGTAAATCCCTCACCTGATCTTCCATCAAAGCTAGTAAGGGGGAAATAACCAAAGTTAAACCTTCATTAAGGATTGCTGGTAACTGAAAACAAATAGATTTTCCCCCACCCGTCGCCATAATCGCTAAACTATCTTTGCCTTGCAGTAAGCTAGAAACTACCTCACGCTGAGATTGGCGTAAATCTTTATATCCCCAGATCTTTTGAAATGTTTGCTGAACTTTTGTCCATTCCCCAGATATGTCGTCCATTAGCAACAACCATGAATGTTTTATTTCTAATTTTATCTACAGCACAAGTCAGTAATTAGATTGATGACTTTCTAGCTGTTTGTTGTTCATAATAATAACCTTAAAATAATATATTTTAGGGTTTGATATTAATAATTTGGTTGCAGATGACACCTACGCAGAAGATAAATATCATTAATATTAAGGATTTACGGATTGATACTACTGATTGATATATCTATAAATCTATACAAAAGTACAGAAGGTTAAGTAGCTGAGCATAATTAAAAAACATAGCAAAAACCTGTGACTTACCCTCAGTATGCGCCACAGGCTTTTGGATCTTATATTTAATTACGCCCAGTTCCTCAAAGGTAGATAAAAGAGGTATATCGCATATCCATCTTTTATTCCTCTTGTTTATCTTCATTCCCCAATAAATTAGCGGTATTGGCTTAAAAATACATGCCAAATCATCATCATAAGTACCTCCGCATAATTAAAAATAGAGCTAGA from Pseudanabaena sp. Chao 1811 encodes the following:
- a CDS encoding DUF3474 domain-containing protein, with protein sequence MSSTTIHRINLENPLTDTSSTAQTELPFTFQDVKSAIPAECFAPNVWRSLAYFFADTAIIVGLYAAAVYIDAWWFYPIFWFATGTMFWAFFVVGHDCGHGSFSRLKWLNNLIGHLTHIPILVPYHGWRISHRTHHQNTGNIDTDESWYPVTETQYKEMDWLGKLIRFDALLLAYPLYLFKRSPARPTASHFMPNNDLFRESETQDIITSTSLWLAMVGFLGYLGFTYGFLFLFKFYIVPYLIFVVWLDLVTYLHHTEADIPWYRGKDWYFLKGALSTIDRDYGIFNDIHHNIGTHVAHHIFIGIPHYHLKTATEAIKPVLGKYYRVSNVPIWKAFFTSQKECIFVPDSGTGVYYQSVKD
- a CDS encoding RecQ family ATP-dependent DNA helicase, with the protein product MDDISGEWTKVQQTFQKIWGYKDLRQSQREVVSSLLQGKDSLAIMATGGGKSICFQLPAILNEGLTLVISPLLALMEDQVRDLRSRNLPAAALHSNLSQIERREVLRNLPNTRLLYVSPETLLSQPVWERLCDRQLKITGLMLDEAHCLAQWGDSFRPSYRRLGAVRSALMQHKPDHHPRMSLAAFTATADRDTTAELKSCLQLDHPNIVRTSPYRPHLSLKVEIAWTPAGRKSRTLKFIRDRKGQSGLIYVRSRGDAEKLAAWLQDNSLATAAYHAGLPPQERRHIEQQWLNNQYPFVICTSAFGLGINKPDTRWVLHFHPPLTLSEYIQEIGRAGRDDKPAEALMLVSEPTGLLDDSDRQRVNFFLQQQQKLQQQAQLLLPRLPRRGNFTEVAKLHSDAAIALGLLHRAGNLVWLTPFEYEIYNLPQQQQKLKQSVGVQSAVAQMQDYIRVKGDRWAFLLNNFGFEEEAKLLLKSKN